The Macaca fascicularis isolate 582-1 chromosome 14, T2T-MFA8v1.1 genome contains the following window.
GCTAAAAACCTCTATGGCTCCCCATTGCCATTGCCCTGAGAATAAAGTCCAGACTCTGTAGCCTGCCACCCAAGACTATATACCATCAGACCCCTGACCACGAAGTAGCATGTGGGGAAGTCACCAGGAAGAGGGACAGTATGGAGCTTGGAAATGGGAGGCAAAGACTTCCAAGAGGGGTGCATCCATGCCACACAGCTGCTCTGGCTGGCAAATTCCTGAGAGTAAGGAGGCGGGTGAGTTTCTAGGCTAGAGGGCTATGCCAGGCTGCCTCTGCTTGCCAGAACCCTGCCCGCCCACTCTCCAAGTGAGTTGAGCACTGAAAGGAGTTTAACCCCAGTGGGCCCTAGCTTTGGGGCATGAGAACGGGTTATATTCCAACCCCATTTGGCAAGCTATTGGATTTCCTGAGCTTTCGTTTTGCCAACTGCAAAATGGGACTAACCTCCCAGGGCTGTGGGGGAAGTGTAAAGGAGGCAACGGATGGGAATTTGCTTTCGTCCAGTAGTTCTGCTGTTACAGATGCTCCCTCTCCCAGCCTTGGGAGGCAAGAAAAGCGTACAGGTTTGAGGCTCTGGAAGACTCGGTGTGAATCCCAGCTTTACTACTTACTCCCTATGTGATTAGGACAGGTCACTTCACTTCCCTGCACCCTATGTGCAAAGGGGTGGGGGTGATCACCCCTTGTGTGGTGGCTGTGAGGACTGGGCAAGCTCACACAAGCCAGGGCCTAGCACAGAGAGGGAGCTTGGTACatgtttgtttctgtctttctacCTGTGCCTCTCTTAGGGCAAGTGTCCTGTCTACCTTATAGGCTGGTCACTTACTCTCCTCATGTGTGCAATGGAGGCACTAAGACTGCCATCACTGAAACGTATCTCAGAGGTGCATGTGTCAAACCTCTCACAAACTACAAAGCTGCACGTGGAATCCCCAGTGGCAGTACAACACTGGTGACTGAAGTGGGTGGAGGATGGGCCATCCTTGTGGATGCCCCTCTGCTCACAACCCTACTTTGGTCCACCCCCTAACAGGATGAAGTCCAAGCTTCTTGGCGGGACCACAAAGCCCAACCTGGTCAAGCCCTTCTTGGAGGCATGACTTGACCAATCTCTGACTTGCCCAATATACCCATGGCTTGAGAGATGATGAAGGAAAGGTAATCAGGTCCTAGAACACATTCTCACAGCTGTCCTGCTCACACACCTGCAGGAAGAGCAGGGCTGGTCCTTATAGGAGTCTAGGGATGTCAGGAAGCGTGGGAGGGGGCCAGGAGAAGTCAGACGGGTGTGAGCCCCCCTTGCCCCACCTCACACAGGGGAAAACAGTCCCAGGACACAGGAAGCTGCCTTTCCGGGCTACTCTAAGTTTGGGTCTGTTTGTCCTTCCAAATCCAACTTGGACCAAGCTGTTTAAGCAGTACCCATAGTCATGGTGACTGGAGGCCAAGGGGAAGGAGTGTTCTAGAAGCTGGGATGCCAGGGGCTGCTTGCTCTGTGAGGTGGCACAGAAGTAAGCAGTTGTGACTCTCAGCCCTTGGACTCATGTCTGCATCCTCTCACAGATGTTCCTTCCCAATAGGCCTTGGTAACCCCAAGTCTTGCCATTTAAGACAACGATCTCTTACATTACAACACAGTGATAACACTCTTTTACATGCTGTGATTTCACTTTATCCTCAAATACTCAAGTGAAGTCAGCAAAACAGACACTGTCACCTCCATTTCATAATGCAGAATCTGAAACCTAGACAAGATAGTGAtactgacttgcccaaggtgagTGGGTGGGCCATGAGTTCCAGCCCAGGCCTCCTCCACAGGAGACCCTTCCAGAGCAgaaacaagccacagactgaCCTGGGATCTTCCAGGTCAGCAGGTATCTTGCCTCCAAGAGCACTCTCTCTGAGGAGAGGATGCCAGGATTTATTGGCACCTTCGGTATCCTCCTGGCTTCACTCCTCTTTGCCCAAAAATAAACCACACCTGTTTCTACCTCCCAGCCTTTCCACATACCAGTCCCCATgtctcccccatcccccacacacGGCATGCCACTAGCCTACTCTCAGTTGCCTAAAAGACACTAAGATCTTCTCAGCCTCACGGCCTCACCACATGCTGGGAGCTCTGCCTGGGATGATTTTCTTTCTACTCTTGGCCAATTCGGGCCTTGGGGCCCAGTGACATAGTTGAGAGATTTACCCATGGCCTTGAGAGGGCTGAACAAATGGAAGCTCTCCAGGTTGCACCAGAGGCATCTATTACCTGCTGCCCTGTGCCTGTAACTTCTGTCATTCTCCTCTCCCCCTGTGAGAAAATGATAAAGACCACAAAGGCAGGGACTTCCTCTCCTCTTATGCTGGGATCCCACAGCTAGCTCGCTCCAGCTATGCCTAAGAAATCTGTCTTATCACTGATGTGCTTGTTGCCCCCACTCATTCCCTGAGCCTCTCATCCAACAAGTCACTCCACCACATTCTGGTGGATCTTGCTTCCTATGCTCTTCTCTAGATCAGGCCTTCCCTCCATTCCCTCTACCACTGCCATGCCTTGAGGCTCATCCTCTCTCACATGGATCCCCCCCACAgcctccccactgccctcctggccTACAGCCTCTCCTGTCCATTTCCCATACTATGGCTAAGGACTCTTAAAACCCACCTGACCAGTCATTTCCCTACTAAAGCTCTCCCAAGACCCGGCTCCCCTCCTGATGTCTCAAGAGTGGCATTCCCAAGCTTCTCTCAGTTCAAGCACCCGcgcctctcacttcagcctcattttccacagttgcctgggctccagccactccagggcccccagccctgccccaaacACGATGGCTTTTCTAACACTTTATGCCTGTCTTTCTGTTTGCCCTCACATCCTCCATCTGCAAAATTCCTACTCATTAATGGGCAAACAATTCTGGAATGCCTTTTATGTGCCAGACGCTACCTAGGCTCTTTTTGTACCTTATCTCGTTTACTTCTCAAAGTAcctcacaaaataataattattattcccattttacagaaatggaaactgaggctcaagagaGGTAGGGCGAGAACTGGGCTCCTAGTCTGATTCCAAACCTGCTGTGCACCAACCTCTCTGGGAAGTGCACTAGCCCCCCCACTCCCCCAGCCCAGGGCAGAGTCTTCTCTCCTCTATGGTTCCATAACCCCCGGTTTCTCGCTTGTCCTGGCCGTTGTCACCAGTGACTGTGTGAGGCTGTCTCTGCTGCCCTCCAACGTGGGTATCCCAAGGGCAGAACCTGGGCTGATCTGGCTGggtccccagcacccagcagggTATAGGTGCTGTGTGAGGTTTCCTAATAAAGAGATGGAAAGCCAGAAGCAGTTTGGGTGGTTGAGCTACCCAGCCCTAACCTAACTAATTCCCATACCAGCGACCAAAAGCGGAACCTTCGCATCTTTGCTGCCAAAGTACAGCCCCGCCTAGAGGAAAGGCCCGACCCCCTGCAAGTCCTCGGCCTGCACCGCACGTGCTTGGTTTTCCCCGCCCAGGTACCGGCCGCCGGGCCGTACCAATCTCCGCGGGGAAGAGCCCGGGGCGGACTGAGGGAGTGGGGGAAATAACCGGGCGCGCCCCTTGGAATGAGGGCTCAGAGTTTCTCTCTTCTCACGCATTCCCCGGATCCACGCTGAGCAGCCTGCTGGCCCGCCCCGGGCCCGCGCCGAGCCGAGCCGAGCCTCAGGTGCTGTTCCCCCCACAAGCAAGTGGCGCGGGCCGCGGCTTGGAAcggcccgccccgcccctcccgccGCGTCGGCGCCCGCCCAGTTGTGAGGTGATAAAGTGCCGCGCTCCCGGACGCCAGCACCGCCGTCGCAGTCGCTGCTGCGCCCTAGGTTGTTTCTCCCGCGCCGCCTCTGGCCGACTGGCCGACCGGCCGCAGCTCCAGGTGTCCTAGCCACCCAACCTCGGCGCCGTCCCGGGGCCCCCGTGCTCTGCGCGAAGCCCTGGCCCCGGCGGCCGGGGCATGGGCCAGGGGCTCGGGGTGAGGCGGCTTCCCGCGGGGCCGTGACTGGGCGGGCTTCATATTCAGCCATGAAGACCCTCATAGCCGCCTACTCCGGGGTCCTGCGCGGAGAGCGTCAGGCCGAGGCTGACCGGAGCCAGCGCTCTCACGGAGGACCTGCGCTGTCGCGCGAGGGGTCTGGGAGATGGGGTGAGTGCCACCGCGCAGGGGTTATGGACCTGCGAGAAGATTTTCTGGAAAGGGCCCTGTGGCAGGCTGGTGGGTGCTGATGAGTGCACGTTCATTCTCCACCCTGGCACTCATCAATTTTTGCGACCTCTGTTACGTCACTTTCCACCCCCCGGCTTGTTTCCCTCATCCGTGAGTTGGAAGTGGTACCACCCACCACTCTTAGTTATTAGGGATATTCGAGaactcctccccagcccccactgcGACTGGTGACCCCTTCACCAGTTAGAGCTAGCTTTGGCAGTGAGAGACTGGATGGGGCAGGATGGTATGGGTTTTGCAGTCTCCTGAGACAGCCACCAGACGGGGGACATGCCCGCCTGGAACAGGTGTGTCTGCCCTGTCCTCTGCCCCACGCCCGTCCTCTCGCCCAGGCTCTGGAGCCCACACAGCAGCAACTGTGAGCCTGGCATGCTTAGGAGGCAGCGGAGAGGACCCTGCACGCCCTCCAGGGTAGAACTGAGGTCCTCAGTGAATCGCGCAGAGTTGAAATCAACCCTCACCCCCTACCCGCTGCAGCTTTTCCCAAGCAAGGAAGAGCAGCTCTTCCAACCCCCACCTCCCTTACCTAGAGTTGGAGaaactgaagtgggaggaagcaTGCCTAAGTTTTCCTTAGCTGATGCCTTGAGCCCTGGATTCAAGTACAAATCCGGGAGACCCTGGGAAGTCATCACAGCTGTCCTGGTCTGCGTGTGTGTCTTGCATGAagcccctctccctccttctaaGTCTGTATTCTGCTTGCTGAGCCTCTCTGACATGGATTTTTCTTTAGTAACTAACAGTCGCCTACTCCGCCCAcctttgttataaaaataaagcatgctAATTatggaaattttgaaaaatatagacaaatgaaacaaatttcTGGTAAATCGACTATCCAAAGATAGCTTCCTATTAGCATTTTAGTATATCTCTTGATCATTTTCTTTATACACATTGCATAGATACAGTTGAGGACATACTGTAGATATAGTTATGaatcttgttttctctctcttaatGTAACATCGAGGTTTCCCTTCCGTTAATCAGAATCACTTATAATGTCCTAGTGGTTGCAATAACCCACCCTGCAGGTGTACCACATTTTAACTGTGACCTAGGCATTGGCATTGCTCCTTGTGTGATTATCGCTGTGGTTATCTGCCCCTCTTGGTGTGGGTGCTGCTTGTAGCCCCATGCATCCAGCCAGTAGCCTCTGACAGCCCGCTCTCTCACTTGAGTCCTTTTCTGTTCCCTGTGTCCTTTGATGTCCTTAGGGAATGAAGGGACTTGCCCTtgttcatgcttttaaaaatgttttggcaCTAGACAGTGGGATAGGGATGTTCTCTGTGGTAGGCTTCCTGGAGACTCCATTCCCTCGGCTCTGCCATCCACAGGCTGGGAGCTGTGTATTCCAGGAGTCAGTGACCCTGGCTGTCATGTTTTTTACTTAGAGTTTGTTCCTTAGGAGAACTTGTACTCTAGCGAATGATTTTAACCAAGGCACTTAATATCATGTCAGGAACATTTCCCTATGTTGTTATCAgatcttgaaaacatttttttttttttaactcggTGCAAGGATTTACATCATGGAATGTAGGAAGGGCTGGTATGAAATACAAACCAGTCAGTTCAGCTTTCTGGGATCTACTTTGGTGAAAGATTGGGTGGAGTAGGGGAGGGCGCTGAAACACATTTTGTTATCTGGGCATCTCCATTATACCTGCCTTCTAGATCCTTGGTCCTTGAAGATACTCCCCAGTGGCCTAGTTTGCCTCTGCGGATAAGGTCCCACTGTTGTGAGCTGGTGAACAGCCTGTCAGTGACGGTATTCAAGTAGAGACCATGGATTCTGTGAAGGGAAGTCCTGTGATGGGTGAGATTGAAATAGATACCCTGGCGTCTGGTTTCTTGGCCAAAAAAACAGGCCAACTGTGGGAGTATGGGTAGGTGGGTGCATGCTGGGGGAAGCAGGAGTCTGTATTGATATTTCCTAACCTTTGGAGGGCTGTCCTGTGCCAGGCATGGAGATTGCAGAGTTCATCAGGACACAAGGGATATATATCTTGTTCTTCATCCTTGCCTTTGAACTGGGGGCTCTTCATTCAGAAGAGCCCTCTGACACCTGCCTGTATCCACAAGGTTCAGCACAGGACCTAGCATGAGATGGTGGTGTTCCCTGTAAAATTCTGAGCTGATTTGTTGTGTGTGGCTCCAAAGAGCGAGGCCAGGAACAGGAGTGGGATGATGGGTACAAGTTTTGATGTAGCAGAGGAGTCCTTTCTGACAGCTGTTGAGGATTGCAACAGGCTGGGGTGGGTGAGGGTGGAGTTCCGCATCACTGTGGATCTGCTTGAAACTCAGTGGCTAGATTGTTGGGGGTAACTGGGAACTGAGGGTTGACAATCACTTAACCTAGTCCTAAGTCAGAATGAGAACATTACTCTCATGCTCCCCTCTCTAGTTCCGTGTGGCTTCCCCCCTCACCTACATCACTTCCCCGGCTGAATAGATGAATAGAGGCAACTTTGGGGCTGCGTTACCAAGGGCTCATCTAGGCTGAGAAAGGAAGGCCAAGAGTAATGTATTAACAGGCTCGGTGACTCAAAGGGCAGTGTTGAAATCCTGCCCCAACTTCACCCTCACGCCCTCAAATTCAACAGCAAGTACTTAAGTTGTAAAAATTAGTGCTGGATTGGGCCCAACCCTCATGTTACAGATGGGATCACTGGGGTCCCCAGAAAGAAGAGACTTTCTCAGGGTTATCAAAGCCAGGCTAGAACCCAGATCCAtctcccagtctgtggcctgACTCCTTAAGCCAAGAGAGGGGTTGCAAGGCCATGAAGGGCTGAGTGCAGGGCTCTGTGTATTGTAGATGCTCAGTGGTTTACTGAATGAGTGAAGGTTGTCTTCATGATGCGGGTGGCAGCTCATTCCTACTCAAGCTTTTTGAGGAAGCTCCCCGAGCCTGCCCTAGTAGATGAGAGACACTAAGATCCCCCAGGGCTTTGGCTGCCAGGTGAACTGCCAGTTGCCCCCTCCCCATACCCACTCACACTTCAGACTTCCCAAACTCTTCCTCCTGGCCTATGAAGTAAGCCCCATGTGAACAGCCTCCACTGCCATCACAACTTCCTCTCCTAGCATGTCACTCACCATGCTGCAGACACACGGTGGTCTTCCTGTTCCTGCAGCATTACTCCCAATTCTGTCTTACCTCAGGGCCTTTCAGCCCAGGTCTTTGCATGACTGGCTTCAGAACAGTCAGTCTCCTCTCaggtcttccctgaccaccctatcTAGAGAGCCACCCCTAATCACcacatcttcttttatttttatagcctTTATCAGTATCTAAATTTTCATTTGTGCTTATCTGTTTAAGCAATTGTCTCCCCCATAAGAATATCAGCCCCTTGGCTGGCCACGTGCCATGGCTTTctccggtaatcccagcactttgggaggccgaggcgggaggatcacttgaggtcaggagtgtgagaccaggctggccaacatggtaaaaccccatctctactaaaaatacaaaaattagccaggtgtggtggtgcatgcctgtaatcccaactttcctgggaggctgaggcaggagactcgcttgaacccaggaggaggaggttacagtgagccaagattgtgccattgcactccagcctgggtgacagagtgagactccatctcaaaacaaaaaaaaaagaacaaacagaaaaaaagtatcaGTCCCTTGGAAACAGGAACCTTGTCTGTCTTTCTCAGTGCTGTGACCccagcatctagcacagtgcctggcactggtAATAGGTActtagtatttgttgaatgaaagaatcaTTAATTGGACTGCCCCATTCCTCTTGTAGGAAGCCCTGCTT
Protein-coding sequences here:
- the LOC135967072 gene encoding uncharacterized protein, which codes for MRVFMAEYEARPVTAPREAASPRAPGPCPGRRGQGFAQSTGAPGRRRGWVARTPGAAAGRPVGQRRRGRNNLGRSSDCDGGAGVRERGTLSPHNWAGADAAGGAGRAVPSRGPRHLLVGGTAPEARLGSARARGGPAGCSAWIRGMREKRETLSPHSKGRARLFPPLPQSAPGSSPRRLVCEQDSCENVF